The following proteins come from a genomic window of Sardina pilchardus chromosome 1, fSarPil1.1, whole genome shotgun sequence:
- the LOC134078503 gene encoding LOW QUALITY PROTEIN: NLR family CARD domain-containing protein 3-like (The sequence of the model RefSeq protein was modified relative to this genomic sequence to represent the inferred CDS: inserted 2 bases in 1 codon) → MAQPLVYPHTTMPQPHLYPPTTMIQPHLYQSTAMAQPHLYQSTAMAQPHLYQPTAMAQPHLYPPAAMAQPHLYPPAAMTRPLSYQHSEMALHLNSNMAQVPPYPHTDTGQHPQYSDSAMGQHNHPHIQHPLYPHIQTAQISPQPPLDEHTVMRGSTHLQTEHAPVKTAKLTDNHVLDRVLMTHKASMKRRFESICEGIIRSGTQTLLNKIYTELYITEGESEGVNNEHEVWQVESASRPQTTDDIAIKCNDIFKPLPGQERHIRTVMTKGIAGIGKTVSVQKFILDWAEDGANQDVDFMFVLPFRELNLVQHDQYSLHRLLLDFHPELRELQEDEYKDCNIVFIFDGLDESRLPLNFQENQKLSDVTKTSSVDVLITSLIQGTLLPSALLWITSRPAATSQVPSQCISQITEVRGFSDPQKEEYFRKRVSDQNQANRIISHITATRSLHIMCHMPVFCWISATVLQKILEQDDGKEAPKTLTEMFIHFLLIQTTRKGQKYQEESETDRQSLLESHKGVILKLAELAFKNLENGNLMFYEEDLRECGIDVSEASVYSGMCTEIFREECVFHHKKVYCFVHLSIQEFLGALHLFSSYLSKNIEVLKSFVSTKPWSLPDVPLDELLKNAVNKALESKNGHLDLFVRFLHGISLVSNQSLLLGLLTHTXSSPESVKKTLRNLKVMQRQNISPERCINLFHCLVEMHDCSVHDEIQAFLKAEKGAVKQLTLAHCSALAHVLLMSDEVLDEFDLKKYKTSDEGRRRLVPAVRCCRKALLVDCKLTEKSCEIVISALQSANSPLRELDLSQNDLQKSGEKLLSALQSPNCKLEALRLAGCGFHKKSGDILGFALQSVNSHLRELDLSKNTLGDCGGKLGSEALYPHCKMKTLRLADCELTAKPLEIMASALQSANCPLRELDLSQNDLQVSGEKLVSALLSPNCKLETLRLAGCKLTAKSCEIMASALQSANSPLRELDLSQNDLQVSGEKLVSALQSSNCKLQTLRLVGCKLKGRFLALAHRGANPHLRELDMSDSEHMVSLTELDLSDNHINITGIHLSSALKGDINCMLQKLRHARGELRNYACELTLDPNTAPRFLSLSEGNRKVTCGYQQQQYPDHPERFDYHPQVLCREGLTGRCYWEAEWSGGDVVYIAVAYKSTPRIERSGESSAFGWNAKSWRLTCSGNSYSAWHNSKETAIPAPSSRSSRVGVYLDWPAGTLSFYSVSSNTLTHLHTFHSTFTEPLYPGFYAYINSSVSLCQIT, encoded by the exons ACCAacctacagccatggcacaacctcacctatacccacctgcagccatggcacaacctcactTATACCCACCTGCAGCCATGACACGACCTTTGTCATACCAACACAGTGAAATGGCACTTCATCTGAACTCTAACATGGCACAAGTTCCtccatacccacacacagacacgggacAGCATCCTCAGTACTCAGACTCAGCCATGGGGCAGCATAATCATCCACACATCCAGCACCCTCTTTATCCACACATCCAGACAGCACAGATCTCTCCACAGCCTCCTTTAGATGAACACACAGTTATGAGAGGCAGCACCCATCTGCAAACTGAGCATGCTCCAGTCAAAACGGCCAAACTAACAG ACAACCATGTCCTGGACAGAGTACTGATGACCCATAAAGCCAGtatgaagaggaggtttgagagcatatgtgaaggcatcataagatcagggactcaaacactcctgaacaagatctacacagagctctacatcacagagggagagagtgaaggggtgaataatgagcatgaggtttggcaggtgGAGTCAGCATCCAGACCACAAACTACAGATGACATAGCAATCAAGTGTAATGAtatcttcaagcccttacctggacaggaGAGACACATCAGAACTGTCATGACCAAGGGgattgctggcattggaaaaactgtctcagtgcagaagttcatccttGACTGGGCAGAGGACGGAGCTAACCAGGATGTGgatttcatgtttgtgcttccgttccgtgagctgaatttggtccaacatgatcagtacagtcttcacaggctcctgcttgacttccaccctgagcttaGAGAGCTACAAGAGGATGAATACAAAGACTGCAACATTGTGTTCAtatttgatggtctggatgagagtAGACTTCCACTGAATTTCCAAGAGAACCAGAAGTTGTCTGATGTGACAAaaacatcatcagtggatgtgctgataacgagcctcattcagggaactctgcttccctctgctctcctatggataacctcccgaccagcagcaaCCAGTCAGGTCCCTTCTCAGTGCATCAGTCAGATAACGGAAGTACGAGGATTCAGTGACCCACAAaaggaagagtacttcaggaagagagtcagtgaccagaatcaagccaacagaatcatctcacacattaCGGCAACCAGGAGCCttcacatcatgtgccacatgccagtcttctgttggatctcaGCCACTGTCCTTCAGAAAATACTGGAACAGGATGATGGGAAGGAAGCCCCCAAaactctgactgagatgttcatacactttCTGCTCATCCAGACCACAAGGAAGGGCCAGAAGTATCAAGAGGAAAGTGAGACCGATAGACAGAGCCTCCTAGAATCacataagggtgtcatattgaaactagcagagctggctttcaagaatctggagaatggcaatctcatgttctatgaggaagacctgagagagtgtggcattgatgtcagtgaagcttcagtgtactctggcatgtgcactgagatcttcagggaggaatgtgtgtttcaccacaagaaagtctactgctttgtccatctgagcatccaggagtttcttggTGCACTTCATTTGTTTTCCTCCTACTTGAGTAAGAACATTGAGGTCCTGAAATCATTTGTTAGCACAAAGCCCTGGTCTTTACCAGATGTGCCTCTCGATGAGCTGCTGAAGAATGCTGTGAACAAAGCTTTAGAAAGCAAGAATGGACaccttgatttgtttgttcGCTTTCTTCATGGCATTTCTCTGGTGTCAAATCAGAGCCTTTTGCTAggcctcctgacacacac cagcagcccagagAGTGTGAAGAAAACATTGAGGAACCTGAAGGTGATGCAGAGACAAAATATCTCTCCTGAACGGTGCATCAACCTGTTCCACTGCCTGGTGGAAATGCATGACTGTTCTGTCCATGATGAAATCCAGGCTTTCCTGAAGGCAGAGAAAGGTGCCGTGAAACAGCTCACACTGGCTCACTGCTCAGCCTTGGCTCATGTCcttctgatgtctgatgaggtgctggatgagtttgacTTGAAGAAATACAAAACTTCAGACGAGGGACGGAGGAGACTTGTGCCAGCTGTGAGATGTTGCAGAAAGGCTCT aCTTGTTGACTGTAAGCtaacagagaagtcctgtgagattgtgatctcagctctgcagtctgcaaactcccccttaagagagctggacctgagtcagaatgacctgcagaAATCAGGAGaaaagctgctctctgctctacagagtccaaactgcaaactggaggcaCTGAG GCTTGCTGGCTGTGGATTCCATAAGAAATCTGGTGACATTTTGGGCTTTGCTCTGCAGTCAGTAAACTCTcacctgagagagctggacctgagtaagAATACTCTGGGGGATTGTGGTGGAAAGCTGGGCTCTGAAGCACTGTATCCACACTGTAAGATGAAGACACTTAG ACTTGCTGATTGTGAGCTAACAGCGAAGCCCTTGGAGATTAtggcctcagctctgcagtctgcaaactgccccttaagagagctggacctgagtcagaatgacctgcaggtgTCAGGAGAAAAACTGGTCTCTGCTCTACTgagtccaaactgcaaactggagactcTGAG acttgctggctgTAAGCTAACAGCGAAGTCCTGTGAGATTAtggcctcagctctgcagtctgcaaactcccccttaagagagctggacctgagtcagaatgacctgcaggtgTCAGGAGAAAAACTGGTCTCTGCTCTACAGAGTtcaaactgcaaactgcagacactgag acttgttggctgtaaactgaagGGAAGATTTTTGGCCTTGGCTCACCGGGGGGCAAAcccccacctaagagagctggacatgagtgacagtgag cacatggtctccctgacagaactggacctgagtgacaatcACATAAACATCACTGGAATTCATCTTTCGAGTGCACTGAAAGGTGACATCAACTGTATGCTGCAGAAATTGAG ACATGCCCGTGGAGAACTGAGAAACT atgcctgtgagctcacgctggacccaaacacagcacccagattcctctctctctctgaggggaacagaaaggtgacatgtgggtatcagcagcagcagtatcctgaccacccagagagatttgactaccaccctcaggtgctgtgtagagagggtctgactggacgctgctactgggaggctgagtggagtggtggtgatgtggtttatatagcagtggcctataagaGCACCCcgaggatagagaggagtggggagagcaGCGCGTTTGGATggaatgccaagtcctggagacTGACCTGCTCTGGTAACAGTTACTCTGCCTGGCACAATAGTAAGGAgactgccatacctgccccctcctcccgctccagcagagtaggagtgtacctggactggccagcaggcactctgtccttctacagcgtctcctctaacacactcacccacctgcacacgttccactccacattcactgagcccctctatcctgggttttaTGCTTATATTAACTCCTCAGTGTCcttgtgccagatcacatga